The following proteins come from a genomic window of Dongia rigui:
- a CDS encoding flagellar basal body-associated FliL family protein: MAEEGAEGAPQKKKMSGKKLVLFIVLPLLLLGGGGAAAYFLLFKEDPKKAEAGHEGEADAAAAEEEAAAEDEAHPPVFIELPKMQANLIMTGKKQPFMVTTLVLEVGSPEEQKLVEELQPRIENEIVTYLRSLRPEDIQGAAGLQRLREELLLRVKAAAKPAKVKDILFKEMLVQQ; this comes from the coding sequence ATGGCTGAGGAAGGCGCAGAAGGCGCACCACAAAAGAAGAAGATGAGCGGCAAGAAACTGGTGCTGTTCATCGTGCTGCCATTGTTGCTGCTGGGCGGCGGCGGTGCGGCGGCCTATTTCCTCCTGTTCAAAGAGGATCCAAAGAAAGCCGAGGCCGGTCACGAAGGTGAAGCCGATGCTGCGGCGGCCGAAGAAGAAGCCGCCGCCGAGGACGAGGCGCATCCCCCCGTCTTCATCGAACTCCCGAAGATGCAGGCCAACCTCATCATGACGGGCAAGAAGCAGCCTTTCATGGTGACGACGCTGGTTCTGGAGGTGGGATCGCCTGAGGAGCAGAAGCTGGTTGAGGAATTGCAGCCGCGAATCGAAAACGAGATCGTGACCTATCTGCGCAGCCTGCGACCGGAGGATATCCAGGGGGCGGCCGGCCTGCAGCGCCTGCGCGAGGAGTTGCTGCTGCGGGTCAAGGCGGCGGCGAAACCGGCCAAGGTGAAAGATATCCTCTTTAAGGAAATGCTGGTTCAGCAATAA
- the flgF gene encoding flagellar basal-body rod protein FlgF — protein sequence METPTYIVLSRQLGLTRQMDVVANNLANTNTPGFKSEGMVFSEYLIKAEKPVKLSYVQDLASYRDLKEGPLQTTGNDLDVAIQGKGYFVVQTPDGPRYTRNGRFQLNAASEVVNSDGFRVLAGGAPLIINPDDGPIQIAADGTVSADRTQGGNTPVIYGRMDVVTFADDAALKPGSGTLFASDQAPQPATTDQFKVQQRMIEGSNVESIREMTSMIWVQRNYQAAQKFLEGEHERMRRAVNYIIPSS from the coding sequence ATGGAAACACCGACTTACATCGTGCTGTCGCGGCAGCTCGGTTTGACACGACAGATGGACGTGGTGGCCAACAATCTGGCCAACACCAACACCCCCGGCTTCAAATCCGAGGGGATGGTCTTCAGCGAATACCTCATCAAGGCGGAAAAGCCGGTGAAGCTGTCCTATGTGCAGGACCTCGCCAGCTATCGCGACCTCAAGGAAGGCCCGCTGCAAACGACCGGCAACGACCTTGACGTCGCCATCCAGGGCAAGGGCTACTTTGTCGTCCAGACCCCCGACGGGCCGCGCTATACGCGCAACGGCCGCTTCCAGTTGAATGCGGCGAGCGAGGTCGTGAACAGCGACGGCTTCCGGGTCCTCGCCGGCGGCGCACCGCTCATCATCAATCCGGATGACGGCCCCATTCAGATCGCCGCCGATGGCACCGTTTCCGCCGATCGCACGCAAGGCGGCAACACCCCGGTCATTTATGGCCGGATGGATGTCGTCACCTTTGCCGATGATGCCGCCCTCAAGCCGGGCAGCGGCACCTTGTTCGCAAGCGATCAGGCGCCACAGCCGGCAACCACCGATCAGTTCAAGGTACAGCAGCGCATGATCGAAGGATCGAATGTGGAATCGATCCGCGAGATGACCAGCATGATCTGGGTCCAGCGCAACTACCAGGCCGCCCAGAAATTCCTGGAAGGCGAGCATGAGCGCATGCGCCGTGCTGTCAACTACATCATCCCCAGCTCCTAA
- the flgG gene encoding flagellar basal-body rod protein FlgG, with the protein MRSLTTAATGMFAQQLNIDVIANNIANVTTTGFKRSRSEFADLLYQDQRRVGTQSSDTATIVPAGVQIGVGVKAVAVYRINEQGSLIPTDNPLDIAIKGRGYLQVTLPDGTTAYTRDGALRLANDGTLVTADGFAIVPNITVPNNATDITINGNGQVEVTIPGQVAPTLLGQIQLATFINDAGMQQSGDNLLLETEASGGPTTGNPGAVGFGLLQQNFLEQSNVNMVSEMTDLIAAQRAYEINSKVIQASDDMMATVTNIR; encoded by the coding sequence ATGAGATCGCTCACCACAGCCGCGACCGGCATGTTCGCCCAACAGCTGAACATCGACGTCATCGCCAACAACATCGCCAACGTGACGACCACCGGTTTCAAGCGCAGCCGCTCGGAATTCGCCGACCTGCTCTACCAGGACCAACGTCGCGTCGGCACGCAATCGTCCGATACAGCGACCATCGTGCCAGCCGGCGTGCAGATCGGCGTCGGCGTCAAGGCCGTTGCCGTCTATCGCATCAACGAGCAGGGCTCGCTCATTCCCACCGACAATCCGCTGGACATCGCCATCAAGGGGCGCGGCTATCTGCAGGTCACCCTGCCCGATGGCACCACCGCCTACACGCGCGATGGCGCGCTGCGCCTGGCCAATGACGGCACGCTCGTCACCGCCGACGGCTTTGCCATCGTGCCGAACATCACCGTTCCCAACAACGCAACCGACATCACCATCAATGGCAACGGCCAGGTGGAAGTCACGATCCCCGGCCAGGTGGCGCCGACCCTGCTCGGCCAGATCCAGCTGGCAACCTTCATCAACGACGCCGGCATGCAGCAGAGCGGCGATAATCTGTTGCTCGAAACCGAGGCCTCGGGTGGCCCCACCACGGGTAATCCGGGCGCCGTCGGCTTCGGCCTGCTGCAGCAGAACTTCCTGGAACAGTCGAACGTCAACATGGTCAGCGAGATGACGGACCTCATCGCCGCCCAGCGCGCCTATGAGATCAATTCAAAGGTCATCCAGGCGTCTGACGACATGATGGCGACCGTCACCAACATCCGGTAG
- the flgA gene encoding flagellar basal body P-ring formation chaperone FlgA, translating to MTHRSIHASVLALALMISTAAMHTAVRAEELIASTGDGEVVPAEAAQGLSLRNNVMVDDDVVRLGDLFMESLSVGDTPIAQAPAPGQTIALDARFLRQLARAYHLDWQPDSKFEKVLVGRMSQRIDTTQVVATINDAIHERAGNDARLDLVLDGGDVEFTLPTNISPTIGIRNLQYDPTSQRFAATLVVPADGPTVLQRQVSGSIFETIDIPVFNHAMGAGVTVQEADLQWISVRTDRLIGNVVTDSRQLVGMTTKRPLRTGQMLRGSDLVMTPAIRKNTLITLALQSGQMNLTVTGRALEDAAIGQPIRVINVNSKKELTGIVRDASTIVIPVAGQLTLN from the coding sequence ATGACACATCGTTCAATTCATGCGAGCGTCCTTGCCCTCGCATTGATGATAAGTACCGCCGCCATGCACACCGCGGTCCGGGCCGAAGAGCTGATCGCCAGCACCGGCGACGGCGAGGTGGTGCCGGCGGAAGCCGCGCAAGGTCTGAGTCTGCGCAACAACGTCATGGTCGATGACGATGTCGTGCGGCTGGGCGACCTATTCATGGAATCGCTTTCGGTCGGCGACACCCCGATCGCCCAGGCACCGGCGCCCGGCCAGACGATCGCTCTCGACGCGCGCTTCCTGCGTCAGCTGGCCCGCGCCTATCATCTCGACTGGCAGCCGGATTCGAAATTCGAGAAGGTGCTGGTCGGGCGCATGAGCCAGCGCATCGACACGACCCAGGTTGTGGCGACCATCAACGACGCCATTCACGAGCGCGCGGGCAATGATGCCCGGCTGGATCTCGTGCTGGACGGTGGCGATGTAGAATTCACTTTGCCGACGAACATCTCGCCGACCATCGGCATTCGCAACTTGCAATACGACCCGACCAGCCAGCGCTTCGCTGCGACCCTGGTCGTGCCGGCCGACGGTCCGACGGTCCTGCAGCGCCAGGTTTCCGGGTCGATCTTCGAAACCATCGACATTCCCGTCTTCAATCACGCCATGGGTGCCGGTGTCACGGTCCAGGAAGCGGACCTGCAATGGATTTCGGTGCGCACTGATCGGCTGATCGGCAATGTCGTCACCGACAGCCGCCAATTGGTCGGCATGACGACCAAGCGCCCCTTGCGCACCGGCCAGATGCTACGCGGCAGCGATCTGGTGATGACCCCGGCCATTCGAAAGAACACCTTGATTACCCTGGCCCTGCAGTCGGGGCAGATGAACCTCACCGTGACCGGGCGCGCGCTTGAAGATGCGGCGATCGGCCAGCCGATCCGCGTCATCAACGTCAACAGCAAAAAAGAACTGACCGGCATCGTTCGGGATGCGAGCACGATCGTGATCCCCGTCGCCGGCCAGCTCACCCTGAACTGA
- the flgH gene encoding flagellar basal body L-ring protein FlgH, with the protein MARPCHHRRFTLSVTLASLLGAGMLSGCGNMIDRVAGIGNEPSMDPIENPQKDPNYQPVSLPMPSPSVDVRQPNSLWRQGSRAFFKDQRAAKIGDILTVVIEIDDEAKLDNKTDQTRDGSNSAGLDNLLGYETMLKDIFPDGIDAGNLVNSDSKSTTTGSGTVDRSEAIKLRVAAVVTQVLPNGNLVLQGSQQVRVNYELRQLTVGGVIRPEDISNVNEINYDKIAEARIAYGGKGTLSDVQQPRFGQQVYDIFFPF; encoded by the coding sequence ATGGCCCGCCCATGCCACCATCGCCGCTTCACGCTATCCGTCACGCTCGCATCGCTCCTCGGCGCCGGCATGCTCAGCGGCTGCGGCAACATGATCGATCGCGTTGCCGGAATCGGCAATGAACCATCGATGGATCCGATCGAGAACCCGCAGAAAGACCCGAACTATCAACCGGTCAGCCTGCCGATGCCCTCGCCCTCGGTCGATGTCCGCCAGCCCAATTCGCTGTGGCGCCAGGGCAGCCGTGCCTTCTTCAAGGATCAGCGCGCCGCCAAGATCGGCGATATCCTGACGGTCGTGATCGAGATCGACGACGAAGCCAAGCTCGACAACAAGACCGATCAAACCCGCGACGGCAGCAACAGCGCCGGCCTCGACAATCTGCTGGGCTATGAGACGATGCTGAAGGATATCTTTCCCGACGGTATCGACGCCGGCAATTTGGTGAACTCGGACAGCAAATCGACCACCACGGGATCCGGCACGGTCGACCGATCGGAAGCCATCAAGCTGCGCGTCGCCGCCGTGGTCACGCAGGTTTTGCCCAACGGCAATTTGGTGCTGCAGGGGTCACAGCAGGTGCGCGTGAACTACGAATTGCGCCAGCTCACGGTGGGCGGCGTGATCCGGCCCGAAGACATCTCCAACGTCAATGAGATCAATTACGACAAGATCGCCGAGGCCCGCATCGCCTATGGCGGCAAGGGCACGCTGTCCGACGTCCAGCAGCCACGCTTCGGCCAACAGGTCTACGACATCTTCTTCCCCTTCTAA
- a CDS encoding nucleotidyltransferase family protein, producing the protein MVDIVNAALANPINRSILQRLPMLGLKDAWLVAGSVFQSYWNVLSGRPATEGIKDYDIFYFDDADLSYAAEDAAIQRAQMVFADLDALIDLKNQARVHLWYRDRFGGNYPPVARAAEAIGRFQIRCTCVGLRPQSDGSLELHAPFGLAELTRGELVANAHCPSMKGVSAKAESYRQRWPWLTIVPVDRES; encoded by the coding sequence ATGGTCGATATCGTCAACGCGGCGCTTGCCAATCCGATCAACCGATCCATCTTGCAGCGTCTGCCGATGCTGGGGCTGAAAGACGCATGGCTCGTCGCCGGCAGCGTCTTTCAGTCTTACTGGAATGTACTGTCCGGCCGACCGGCGACGGAAGGTATCAAGGATTACGACATCTTCTATTTCGACGATGCCGATCTGTCCTACGCGGCGGAGGATGCGGCGATCCAGCGCGCGCAGATGGTCTTTGCCGATCTCGACGCACTGATCGACTTGAAGAACCAGGCGCGTGTGCATCTTTGGTATCGGGATCGCTTCGGGGGCAACTATCCGCCGGTCGCCAGGGCCGCCGAAGCCATCGGGCGCTTCCAGATCCGCTGCACCTGTGTCGGATTGCGGCCGCAGAGCGATGGCAGCCTGGAACTGCATGCGCCGTTTGGATTGGCGGAACTCACGCGCGGTGAACTGGTCGCCAACGCGCACTGCCCCAGCATGAAGGGTGTCAGCGCAAAAGCCGAAAGCTATCGCCAGCGATGGCCGTGGTTGACCATCGTCCCGGTCGATCGAGAGAGCTGA
- the dksA gene encoding RNA polymerase-binding protein DksA has protein sequence MKPLLSPDYRPSDKEPFMNPVQLEYFRQKLLAWKGELLRESGETLSHLQEESLSEPDLADRASLETDRSLELRTRDRERKLIQKIDEAIGRIEDGSYGFCEETGEPISLKRLEARPIATLSLEAQERHERMERTHRDD, from the coding sequence ATGAAGCCTTTGCTGTCGCCTGACTACCGGCCCTCCGACAAAGAGCCTTTCATGAACCCTGTACAGCTTGAGTACTTCCGCCAGAAGTTGCTGGCCTGGAAGGGTGAGCTGCTTCGTGAATCGGGCGAGACCTTGAGCCATCTCCAAGAAGAGAGCTTGTCCGAGCCAGATCTGGCCGACCGCGCCTCGCTGGAGACCGACCGTTCCCTGGAACTGCGCACCCGCGACCGCGAACGCAAGTTGATCCAGAAAATCGACGAGGCCATCGGCCGGATCGAGGACGGGTCCTACGGGTTTTGCGAGGAGACCGGCGAGCCGATTTCCTTGAAGCGTCTGGAAGCCCGGCCCATCGCCACCTTGTCGCTGGAAGCGCAGGAGCGCCACGAGCGCATGGAGCGAACTCACCGCGACGATTGA
- a CDS encoding flagellar assembly protein FliX has product MAIKIDPVSPKPVSANRRVGGTASATGGGEFAKALGETQAGGGHPVSMSMSVNSLAVVLAVQETPDAAKGRARQRARDRGLKMLDFLEEIRVGLLMGAIPRERLEQLAQMVRAKREQIDDPKLTAILDEIELRAAVELAKLSR; this is encoded by the coding sequence GTGGCCATAAAAATCGACCCAGTTTCGCCAAAACCGGTCTCTGCCAATCGTCGTGTTGGCGGTACGGCGTCGGCTACCGGTGGCGGGGAGTTCGCCAAGGCTCTGGGAGAAACCCAGGCGGGTGGCGGCCATCCCGTGTCGATGTCGATGAGCGTCAACTCGCTGGCCGTCGTCTTGGCGGTGCAGGAAACCCCGGATGCGGCCAAGGGTCGGGCGCGCCAACGTGCCCGCGACCGTGGCCTCAAGATGCTCGATTTCCTCGAGGAGATCCGGGTCGGTCTCCTGATGGGCGCCATTCCGCGCGAGCGCTTGGAGCAACTGGCGCAGATGGTGCGCGCGAAGCGGGAACAGATTGACGATCCCAAGCTCACGGCGATTCTTGACGAGATTGAACTGCGTGCTGCCGTGGAATTGGCCAAGCTCAGCCGCTGA
- a CDS encoding flagellar basal body P-ring protein FlgI, with product MTTNLHHRRYRRLRQLTSLLASVAIILTAALPARPAHALSRIKDIAEFEGVRENQLVGYGLVVGLDGTGDDVKKKAPFTRESLIGMLERLGVKVNQANADLEPKNVAAVMVTATLPAFARQGSEIDITVSSLGDATSLQGGTLLATPMLGADGEIYAVGQGQLTIGGFKVTGAAETVVRGVPTSGRITRGAIVEREVPFDFSQLQSLKIALRNPDFTTSRRIADAINEFVGAGTASAMDSGTVQLNVAQYGGNPTSLITDIEQLPIEPDQQARVIIDENTGVVVIGQNVRISKVAIAQGNLTIRVTETPQVSQPSPFSNTGVTTVVPRTNIDVQEDPNRKLAILNDGVTLEELVAGLNSLGVGPRDLISILQSIKTAGAMQADITVQ from the coding sequence ATGACGACCAACCTTCATCACCGCCGATATCGTCGACTGAGGCAGCTGACCTCGCTGTTGGCCTCCGTAGCGATCATCCTGACCGCCGCTTTGCCGGCAAGGCCGGCGCATGCTCTCTCACGAATCAAGGACATCGCCGAGTTCGAAGGCGTGCGTGAGAACCAGCTTGTTGGCTATGGCTTGGTCGTGGGCCTCGACGGTACCGGCGATGACGTGAAGAAAAAGGCGCCGTTTACCCGCGAGAGCTTGATCGGCATGCTGGAGCGCCTGGGCGTCAAGGTGAACCAGGCCAATGCCGACCTCGAGCCGAAGAATGTGGCCGCCGTCATGGTGACCGCCACCCTGCCCGCCTTCGCCCGCCAAGGCTCCGAGATCGACATCACCGTTTCCTCGCTTGGCGATGCCACCAGCCTGCAGGGCGGCACGTTGCTCGCAACCCCGATGTTGGGTGCCGATGGCGAGATCTATGCCGTCGGCCAGGGCCAGTTGACGATCGGCGGCTTCAAGGTGACAGGCGCCGCCGAGACTGTTGTTCGCGGCGTGCCGACTTCCGGCCGTATCACACGCGGCGCCATCGTCGAGCGCGAAGTGCCATTCGATTTCTCGCAATTGCAATCGCTTAAGATCGCTCTTCGCAATCCCGACTTCACCACGTCGCGGCGGATTGCCGATGCGATCAATGAGTTCGTCGGCGCAGGGACCGCCAGCGCCATGGATTCTGGCACCGTGCAACTCAACGTCGCCCAATATGGCGGCAATCCGACCTCCCTCATCACCGATATCGAACAACTCCCAATCGAGCCTGACCAGCAGGCGCGGGTCATTATCGACGAGAATACCGGCGTCGTGGTGATCGGGCAGAACGTGCGCATCAGTAAGGTGGCGATTGCCCAGGGCAACCTCACTATTCGCGTGACGGAAACGCCCCAAGTCTCTCAACCTTCACCATTTTCCAATACCGGCGTTACGACCGTCGTCCCGCGCACCAATATCGATGTGCAGGAAGACCCCAACCGCAAGCTGGCTATCCTCAACGATGGCGTGACGCTCGAAGAACTCGTGGCCGGCCTCAATTCGCTGGGCGTCGGCCCGCGCGACCTGATCTCAATCCTGCAATCGATCAAGACCGCCGGCGCTATGCAGGCCGATATCACGGTGCAATAG
- a CDS encoding rod-binding protein: protein MTDLSTSPVMMDPRLQATPGVKQMPRNAAGIAKVAEDFEAFFAGLVFDQISSDVEPDPVTGGGEGEDMFKGLLNQEYGKAIARTHSLGIADIVQKQLLQIQEVA from the coding sequence ATGACCGATCTCAGCACCAGCCCCGTCATGATGGATCCACGCCTGCAGGCAACGCCGGGCGTGAAGCAGATGCCGCGCAACGCCGCCGGGATCGCCAAGGTTGCCGAGGATTTCGAGGCCTTCTTTGCGGGCCTCGTCTTCGACCAGATCTCGTCCGACGTCGAGCCCGACCCCGTCACCGGCGGTGGCGAGGGCGAGGATATGTTCAAAGGGTTGCTCAATCAGGAATACGGCAAGGCCATCGCCCGCACGCATTCCTTGGGTATCGCCGATATCGTGCAGAAGCAATTGCTGCAAATTCAGGAGGTTGCGTGA
- a CDS encoding flagellin N-terminal helical domain-containing protein, whose amino-acid sequence MATNDIQLTGGIRSNLLLLQQISGKLDRTQQRLATGNKINGAIDGPVAYFASKGLNRRADDLATLKDSINQSVSTIRAADTGMTKIETLIEQAKGLITSAYQNLGSDANSVDLRKSLAEQFNTLLRQIDKLAEDSSYQGKNLLLGSGLRLDATSSSKSATNALPGVTAARVTNVTKVDDYVIDVSGDGRIAPNASDVADAERDRGISNLVISGFQSKTAGNLDPVSIRYTGGKGKAKTFTITEGDVAVTKTFTLQQWADAKSTGQVLNFDHQFASGTHINFDIDFDQIDDVADTNGLGTSVVEKLIDLGVNVSNFNGVGQEITRSANNLLGQQKLADGENSWDFDTGTPRLTIDERTILQSSAYSAAIGESYGRASSGIVGTPVISTSGISNDFTYNITASATAGNFNFTTGHFDIYTVTATGPFSTAAISVSADGVVTFSSIADNGQSVDINFLRSGLNGITVASASDATQANATENVTGGAVSAGNVTLTSITGMADNLAHKITINLKTDGSASTFVLDDGYGGKALITGDLNSAQVLSFVISGGVNSGAVVQITIGGTSLRADAEATLHYNAIGAFTAPDELRFDVRAAQTGFTSTLNTIQVTDGTDQNNLTVQLNETNTNQVTVISRNVKTDGQGLAIDFAQNNWLDRADIDNAAAMIDAAKIRLRSTASALNNNLDVITTRLDYTKEFIDVLAEGANKLVQADQNEEGANMLQLQTRQQLGTISLSLANQAQQAILRLF is encoded by the coding sequence ATGGCGACCAATGACATTCAATTAACCGGCGGCATCCGCAGCAACCTCCTCCTGCTGCAGCAGATCTCCGGGAAACTGGACCGGACCCAGCAGCGCCTTGCCACGGGCAACAAGATCAACGGCGCGATCGACGGTCCAGTGGCGTATTTCGCGTCCAAGGGCCTCAACCGTCGCGCCGACGATCTCGCCACTTTGAAGGACTCGATCAATCAGTCGGTCTCGACGATCAGGGCTGCCGACACCGGCATGACCAAGATCGAAACCCTGATCGAGCAGGCGAAGGGGCTCATCACCTCCGCCTATCAGAACCTCGGCAGCGACGCCAACTCGGTCGACCTCCGCAAGTCGCTGGCCGAACAGTTCAACACGTTGCTGCGTCAGATCGACAAGCTGGCCGAGGATTCGAGCTATCAGGGTAAAAACCTGTTGCTTGGCTCCGGCTTGCGTCTTGATGCGACCTCGTCGTCGAAGAGCGCCACCAACGCGCTGCCCGGCGTGACTGCAGCACGTGTTACCAACGTCACCAAGGTGGACGATTACGTCATCGATGTGTCGGGCGACGGCCGCATTGCGCCGAATGCCAGCGACGTTGCCGATGCGGAGCGTGACCGCGGCATCAGCAATCTGGTGATCAGCGGCTTCCAAAGCAAGACGGCCGGCAACCTTGACCCAGTCTCGATCCGCTACACCGGCGGCAAGGGCAAGGCGAAGACCTTCACCATCACAGAGGGCGACGTCGCTGTCACCAAGACCTTCACACTGCAGCAGTGGGCAGATGCAAAGTCGACTGGCCAGGTGCTCAACTTCGACCACCAGTTCGCCAGCGGCACGCACATCAACTTTGACATCGATTTTGATCAGATCGACGACGTTGCCGATACCAACGGTCTCGGCACCTCGGTCGTCGAGAAGCTTATCGACCTCGGCGTGAATGTCTCCAACTTCAACGGCGTGGGCCAGGAGATTACACGTTCGGCCAACAATCTGCTGGGACAGCAGAAACTGGCCGATGGCGAAAACAGCTGGGACTTCGACACCGGTACACCGCGCCTGACCATCGACGAGCGCACAATCCTGCAGTCGTCGGCCTACAGCGCCGCGATCGGCGAGTCCTACGGCCGTGCGTCGAGCGGCATCGTCGGCACGCCTGTGATTTCGACGTCGGGAATCTCAAACGACTTCACCTACAACATCACGGCGTCGGCGACCGCCGGCAATTTCAATTTCACGACCGGCCATTTCGACATCTATACCGTGACGGCGACGGGTCCCTTTTCGACAGCGGCAATCTCTGTCAGCGCCGATGGCGTCGTCACATTCAGCTCGATCGCCGATAACGGCCAAAGCGTCGATATCAACTTCCTGCGCAGCGGCCTGAACGGCATCACCGTCGCCTCGGCATCGGATGCGACGCAGGCCAACGCCACAGAGAACGTCACGGGCGGCGCAGTCTCTGCCGGCAACGTCACTCTGACCAGCATCACCGGCATGGCCGACAATCTGGCGCACAAGATCACCATCAATTTGAAGACCGATGGCTCGGCGTCGACATTCGTGCTGGACGACGGATATGGCGGCAAGGCGCTTATCACGGGCGACCTCAATTCCGCCCAGGTTCTGAGCTTCGTCATCAGCGGCGGCGTTAATAGCGGCGCTGTCGTGCAGATCACAATCGGCGGCACGTCATTGCGCGCCGATGCCGAAGCGACGCTGCATTACAACGCGATCGGCGCTTTCACCGCACCGGATGAGTTGCGCTTCGATGTCCGTGCCGCACAAACCGGTTTCACCTCGACCCTTAATACGATCCAGGTGACGGATGGTACCGACCAGAACAATCTGACGGTGCAGCTCAACGAGACCAACACCAACCAGGTTACGGTCATCAGCCGAAACGTGAAGACCGACGGACAAGGGCTCGCCATCGATTTCGCGCAGAACAATTGGCTCGACAGGGCAGACATCGACAATGCCGCTGCCATGATCGATGCGGCCAAGATCAGACTCCGATCTACCGCCTCGGCGCTCAACAACAATCTCGACGTCATCACAACCAGGTTGGACTACACCAAGGAGTTCATCGACGTGCTGGCGGAGGGCGCCAACAAGCTGGTGCAAGCCGACCAAAACGAAGAAGGCGCCAACATGCTGCAGCTGCAGACAAGGCAGCAGCTCGGCACCATCTCACTCAGCCTCGCCAATCAGGCGCAGCAGGCCATCCTGCGCCTGTTCTGA
- a CDS encoding tetratricopeptide repeat protein, which yields MNRKSRRTAAKQLRTADVKGTDENSVALLLNQAVAAAQAGNWLDAEKILNHLLAVDPDHAEAAHMMGMAMSSTGRTIEGVEFLKKATALKPNEALYWNNLATSYTAARMLAEAVDAARKAVTLEPGYAMAWVRLGDALSDIRDFAHACDAYQRYTTLAGAEPAVQKQIANCLINLGRLEEAEECLKALRASLPGDIETLGNLGAVLVARHKYAEALPCLEAATAADRKKYSAAFNYARALEGTGQTDLAIQWLRRATAVDHRSDDAWLMLADLLLKVGQIDEALVSAKRAHALRPSSTAAGDLLRRIDAARSPGTAPSAVKAPPTMWDFHLGDGATGPDLPVGGIEVTFDQGATNGRNVAATPAKAPAAAKADKPQTGGEPHIVDLTVLKIG from the coding sequence ATGAACCGCAAATCTCGCCGCACAGCAGCCAAGCAGCTGCGCACAGCGGACGTCAAGGGGACCGACGAGAATTCCGTCGCCCTGTTGCTCAACCAGGCGGTGGCGGCGGCGCAGGCCGGCAATTGGTTGGATGCCGAGAAAATTCTGAACCACCTGCTGGCGGTTGACCCGGACCACGCCGAGGCAGCGCACATGATGGGCATGGCGATGTCCAGCACTGGTCGCACAATTGAGGGCGTCGAGTTTCTGAAGAAGGCAACCGCCCTGAAGCCGAACGAAGCACTCTATTGGAACAACTTGGCTACCAGTTACACCGCGGCACGCATGCTCGCCGAGGCAGTCGATGCTGCGCGCAAGGCAGTCACTTTGGAGCCTGGTTATGCCATGGCCTGGGTGCGCCTCGGCGACGCGCTGAGCGACATCCGCGATTTCGCCCATGCCTGCGACGCCTATCAGCGCTATACGACATTGGCGGGGGCCGAGCCGGCGGTCCAAAAGCAGATTGCCAATTGCCTAATCAACCTCGGCCGTCTGGAAGAGGCGGAAGAATGCCTCAAAGCACTGCGCGCCAGCCTGCCCGGCGACATCGAAACGCTTGGCAATCTTGGCGCGGTGCTTGTCGCGCGCCACAAATACGCCGAGGCGCTGCCCTGTCTTGAAGCGGCGACAGCTGCCGATCGGAAGAAGTATTCGGCGGCATTCAATTATGCGCGGGCGCTCGAGGGAACTGGCCAGACGGATCTGGCAATTCAATGGCTGCGCCGCGCCACAGCTGTCGATCATCGCAGCGACGATGCGTGGCTGATGCTCGCTGACCTTCTGCTGAAAGTTGGCCAGATTGACGAAGCCCTTGTCTCTGCCAAGCGTGCGCATGCGTTGCGGCCCAGTTCGACGGCGGCCGGCGATTTGTTGCGTCGGATCGACGCTGCCCGCAGCCCAGGAACTGCCCCGTCGGCCGTCAAAGCGCCGCCGACCATGTGGGATTTCCATCTCGGCGACGGCGCGACGGGGCCGGATCTGCCTGTCGGCGGTATCGAGGTCACCTTTGATCAGGGCGCGACCAACGGCCGCAACGTAGCGGCAACACCGGCCAAGGCACCTGCGGCCGCGAAGGCTGACAAGCCCCAGACCGGTGGTGAACCCCATATTGTCGATCTCACGGTCCTCAAGATCGGCTGA